A region of Paenibacillus sp. JNUCC-31 DNA encodes the following proteins:
- a CDS encoding glycosyltransferase has product MKVLHIGEYVVGGVATYLNELVAYQRHIFDVYLLMSDYNSASDFDLESDRIFRYKYKRHPKHFFSAMRQIHQAIQRIQPDIIHVHSSFAGMLARGLFFITPRKASVFYCSHGWSFLMDTKPLHRKAYFMIEKILEFKTDFIINISKYELEQSVQLGMSPAKSRFVYSGLRDRKNDQRPEHSSPVIREDMEKTNVIQLLFVGRYDRQKGLDLLLDVFGKYPELQQLIRLYVIGDSVLEKNEWNFPENVVRLGWVNNAEIDHYYEQCDAIIMPSRWEGLPLVALEAMKNRKPVIASNRASLPELVSHGMNGYIFDLERPEELREILMNLDKMTLAAMGEVGHGIYKEKFSSDRMNEEFVSLYYEARDMGVTFHEVHPASRLEISKRNGE; this is encoded by the coding sequence ATGAAGGTTTTGCATATAGGAGAGTATGTTGTTGGTGGTGTAGCGACCTACTTAAATGAACTCGTCGCCTACCAGCGTCATATTTTTGATGTTTATTTACTGATGAGTGACTATAATTCAGCTTCTGATTTCGATTTGGAGTCAGATCGCATTTTTCGTTACAAGTACAAGCGCCACCCCAAACACTTTTTTTCAGCCATGAGGCAGATTCACCAAGCCATACAACGGATTCAACCGGATATTATTCATGTTCATAGCTCATTTGCGGGTATGCTCGCAAGGGGCTTATTTTTTATTACGCCTAGAAAAGCGAGCGTGTTTTATTGCTCCCACGGGTGGTCCTTTTTAATGGATACCAAACCATTGCACAGAAAGGCCTATTTCATGATCGAAAAAATATTGGAGTTCAAAACGGATTTTATCATCAATATTTCAAAGTATGAGCTGGAACAGTCCGTTCAATTAGGGATGTCTCCTGCCAAATCAAGGTTTGTGTACAGTGGTCTGCGGGATCGTAAAAATGACCAGCGACCAGAGCATTCTTCGCCCGTTATTCGTGAGGATATGGAGAAGACAAATGTCATTCAGCTCTTATTCGTTGGCAGATATGATCGGCAGAAAGGACTGGATCTCCTTCTGGATGTATTCGGTAAATATCCTGAGCTTCAGCAGTTAATCCGGCTATATGTCATCGGTGATAGCGTACTGGAGAAGAATGAGTGGAATTTTCCTGAAAATGTAGTTCGGCTGGGATGGGTGAACAATGCGGAAATTGATCACTATTACGAGCAATGTGATGCGATAATCATGCCGTCCAGGTGGGAAGGCTTACCTCTTGTAGCTCTGGAAGCCATGAAGAACCGCAAGCCAGTGATCGCAAGCAATCGAGCCTCTTTGCCAGAGTTAGTCTCACATGGCATGAATGGGTACATCTTTGATCTTGAACGACCCGAAGAGCTGAGAGAGATTCTAATGAATCTAGATAAAATGACCCTGGCTGCCATGGGAGAAGTTGGTCATGGTATTTACAAAGAGAAGTTTAGCTCTGATCGAATGAATGAAGAGTTCGTTAGTCTCTATTATGAAGCGAGGGATATGGGCGTTACCTTCCATGAGGTTCATCCGGCTTCACGCCTGGAAATTTCAAAGAGAAATGGAGAATGA
- a CDS encoding glycosyltransferase has product MKASVSICTHNRAVDTMQAVESVLNGDTGGTDYEILVIDNHSTDNTKELFDSLNLPEHVRYIFEPQLGLSYARNRAIKEAKGEFILFLDDDALACPNWIKEVVKIFDMDPRIGCVGGKINPIWEGGKPDWIPQDIVSLYTLMDFSDEVVEMQAPSIPFGANVAFRMSIFQQIKPFREDLGRVGSNLMSSEESELIGRVRLEYKVFYSPYAIVEHKIAKSRLTKRWLLRRVYWQGISDATRYKKSGWGIFKHTVRIVQAAFLILISFNNVQKVMSEMAKISYRNGTIVGSFRNGRGLNT; this is encoded by the coding sequence ATGAAGGCTTCAGTATCCATTTGTACACACAACAGAGCAGTAGACACGATGCAGGCTGTTGAAAGTGTTTTGAATGGGGATACGGGTGGTACAGATTACGAAATTCTGGTCATTGATAATCATTCAACAGATAACACCAAAGAATTATTCGACTCACTCAACTTGCCAGAGCATGTTCGCTATATTTTCGAGCCGCAACTAGGGTTATCTTATGCTAGAAATAGAGCAATCAAGGAAGCAAAAGGGGAATTTATTTTATTCCTGGATGACGACGCATTAGCGTGTCCTAACTGGATTAAAGAAGTCGTTAAAATATTTGATATGGATCCCCGGATTGGATGTGTTGGTGGGAAAATAAATCCCATTTGGGAGGGTGGGAAACCTGATTGGATCCCACAGGATATCGTTAGTTTGTACACGTTAATGGATTTTTCTGACGAGGTTGTTGAAATGCAGGCGCCATCTATTCCTTTTGGAGCTAACGTAGCATTCAGAATGAGTATTTTTCAGCAGATTAAACCGTTTAGAGAAGATTTAGGACGTGTCGGTAGTAATTTAATGTCGAGTGAAGAAAGTGAACTAATCGGTCGGGTTCGCTTAGAATATAAAGTTTTTTACAGTCCATACGCTATTGTAGAGCACAAAATAGCAAAAAGTAGGCTGACTAAACGATGGTTGCTACGAAGAGTTTATTGGCAAGGCATTAGTGATGCAACACGTTATAAGAAGAGCGGATGGGGAATATTCAAGCATACGGTAAGAATTGTTCAAGCGGCGTTTTTAATATTGATCTCATTCAATAATGTGCAAAAGGTAATGAGTGAAATGGCCAAGATATCTTATCGTAACGGGACGATTGTCGGATCTTTCCGGAATGGCAGAGGATTGAACACCTGA
- a CDS encoding CpsD/CapB family tyrosine-protein kinase codes for MPRLTNEKGTLVTMANPKSTSSEAYRKLRTNIQFSSIDSQIQTIMIASALSGEGKTTTIGNLAVTYAQEGKKVLLMDTDLRKPSVHRMFNVPNHVGLTSVLSSQYKVTEVLRETGVEGLHVLSSGPIPPNPSEMIGSRKMTALLQDLKEEYDVILFDTPPVLAVTDALIISSLCDGVILVVSAGKVKKDLVKKAKAHLEHVNARILGAVLNNVQVPKSRSSYYGEQA; via the coding sequence ATGCCACGGTTAACCAATGAAAAAGGGACCCTTGTAACAATGGCTAATCCTAAGTCTACTTCATCTGAGGCTTACCGGAAGTTAAGAACCAATATCCAATTCTCATCTATTGATAGTCAGATCCAGACGATCATGATTGCTTCGGCATTGTCCGGTGAAGGAAAAACAACAACCATTGGTAATCTTGCAGTTACCTATGCTCAGGAAGGGAAGAAGGTTCTGCTGATGGATACGGATTTACGTAAACCTTCGGTACATCGCATGTTTAACGTGCCCAACCATGTGGGACTGACCAGTGTATTGTCCAGCCAATATAAGGTTACAGAGGTACTTCGGGAAACCGGGGTGGAAGGGCTGCATGTTCTTTCCTCTGGTCCTATACCACCTAATCCTTCAGAGATGATTGGTTCTCGTAAAATGACAGCCCTGCTCCAGGATTTAAAAGAAGAATATGATGTTATTTTGTTTGATACACCACCTGTTCTGGCCGTTACGGACGCATTGATTATTAGTTCGTTATGTGACGGTGTCATCCTTGTTGTAAGTGCGGGCAAGGTGAAGAAGGATCTGGTTAAAAAGGCAAAAGCCCATCTTGAACATGTGAATGCACGTATTCTTGGAGCCGTTTTAAACAACGTACAGGTGCCAAAGAGCCGTAGTTCTTACTATGGAGAACAAGCATAG
- a CDS encoding glycosyltransferase family 4 protein, whose amino-acid sequence MPKIVIAHSLYPPHVIGGAEISTQILAQTLEPSYDVKVITVGGHKEGEVRTDIVNGIEIMRLPFNNRYWIGDSARQVSTSDKVLWRVRDIFNIRQYRHIKRYLALTRPAVIHTQNITGLSLAIWKAAFELDIPVVHTLRDFSLIEPIQISAYSRLYRQVSKRYSRSISSVIGISEHILKTHTALGFFEHASKHVIHNIVENNDQVQELYAGKKVRHDQPLNIGYFGQLTEVKGVQYLIEAVKKLDEKVAGKLFIHGDGPMLHQLQELAESEPRIIFVGKVDKTQIAPQMKEMDLTIVPSTWDEPFGRVVIESYQVGTPVYASKVGGMPEILLDIGKFSFTAHSADAISKAILHYYELSEWEKSQLKLQCYAHSQSFNEDYLLKEHASIYEKLIRCGG is encoded by the coding sequence GTGCCAAAAATAGTGATTGCCCACAGTTTGTATCCGCCGCATGTTATTGGAGGGGCTGAAATATCTACACAGATTCTTGCCCAGACCCTTGAACCCAGTTATGACGTTAAGGTCATTACGGTAGGTGGACACAAGGAAGGCGAAGTGCGGACAGATATCGTTAACGGTATCGAAATTATGAGATTGCCATTTAACAATCGTTACTGGATTGGTGATTCTGCGAGGCAAGTATCTACTTCTGACAAAGTGTTATGGCGAGTTCGGGATATATTCAACATCAGGCAGTATCGACATATTAAACGATATCTTGCGCTGACACGTCCGGCTGTTATTCATACTCAGAATATTACGGGACTCAGTCTGGCAATTTGGAAAGCGGCCTTTGAACTGGATATTCCGGTGGTGCATACACTTCGAGATTTCTCACTAATTGAGCCTATTCAAATATCAGCATATTCCAGATTGTACAGACAAGTCTCCAAGAGATACAGCCGCTCGATCTCGTCGGTAATTGGCATATCCGAACACATACTTAAGACGCATACAGCACTGGGGTTCTTCGAACACGCCTCCAAACATGTCATCCATAATATTGTAGAAAATAATGATCAGGTACAGGAACTGTATGCTGGCAAAAAAGTTCGTCATGATCAGCCGCTTAACATCGGATATTTTGGACAATTGACCGAAGTAAAGGGTGTTCAATATTTGATCGAAGCTGTGAAAAAATTAGATGAGAAGGTTGCGGGGAAGCTGTTCATTCATGGGGATGGTCCAATGCTTCATCAGCTGCAGGAACTCGCCGAATCAGAACCACGCATCATTTTTGTGGGCAAAGTGGATAAAACACAGATTGCCCCTCAGATGAAGGAGATGGATCTCACCATCGTTCCTTCCACATGGGATGAACCTTTTGGGAGGGTGGTCATCGAATCGTATCAGGTAGGCACCCCCGTATATGCCTCAAAGGTGGGAGGCATGCCGGAGATTCTGCTGGATATCGGAAAATTTTCATTCACTGCTCATAGTGCTGATGCCATTAGTAAGGCGATCCTCCACTATTATGAGCTGTCCGAGTGGGAAAAAAGTCAATTAAAGCTTCAATGTTATGCACACAGCCAGTCTTTTAATGAAGATTACCTTCTCAAGGAACATGCCAGCATCTATGAGAAGCTAATCAGGTGTGGAGGTTAA
- the galU gene encoding UTP--glucose-1-phosphate uridylyltransferase GalU, whose translation MTKVRKAIIPAAGLGTRFLPATKAMPKEMLPIVDKPTIQYIVEEAVASGIEDIIIVTGKGKRAIEDHFDSAFELEQNLLDKGKLSLLEEVRKSSNVDIHYIRQKEALGLGHAVWCARNFIGNEPFAVLLGDDIVVSDVPCTKQLIQQYEKVNQSVLGVKTVSPSETYRYGIIDPLHTEGRLSSVNSMVEKPPLGSAPSNLAIMGRYILTPKVFEYLEEQNVGAGGEIQLTDALQMLNRDEGISAYDFEGSRFDVGEKLGYILTTLDFALKNKELRAPVLMAIEEILMKEQLKQMLVAGGDSL comes from the coding sequence ATGACTAAAGTGAGGAAAGCAATCATTCCCGCAGCCGGATTGGGGACCCGATTTTTACCCGCTACAAAGGCAATGCCAAAAGAGATGCTCCCTATTGTGGATAAACCGACCATTCAATACATCGTTGAAGAAGCTGTGGCTTCCGGAATTGAGGATATCATTATTGTAACGGGCAAGGGAAAACGTGCTATTGAAGACCATTTTGACAGCGCGTTTGAACTGGAGCAAAATCTGCTCGATAAAGGAAAGCTCAGCTTACTGGAAGAGGTCCGGAAATCCTCCAACGTTGATATTCATTACATAAGGCAGAAGGAAGCGCTTGGACTTGGGCATGCAGTCTGGTGTGCTCGGAATTTTATAGGCAATGAACCGTTTGCTGTATTGCTTGGCGATGATATTGTGGTTTCTGACGTACCTTGCACAAAGCAGCTCATTCAGCAATATGAGAAGGTTAACCAATCTGTACTCGGCGTAAAAACGGTTAGTCCAAGCGAAACCTATCGCTACGGAATTATTGATCCCCTGCATACAGAGGGACGTTTATCTTCTGTAAACAGCATGGTTGAGAAACCGCCACTGGGTTCAGCGCCTTCCAACTTGGCCATCATGGGTCGTTACATTTTAACACCTAAGGTATTCGAATACCTGGAAGAACAAAATGTGGGGGCTGGTGGCGAAATCCAGCTCACCGATGCACTTCAAATGTTAAATCGGGATGAAGGCATTAGCGCATATGATTTTGAAGGCTCACGGTTTGATGTCGGTGAGAAGCTGGGTTATATTCTGACCACACTTGACTTTGCTCTCAAAAATAAAGAGTTGCGTGCCCCGGTTCTGATGGCGATTGAAGAGATATTGATGAAGGAACAATTGAAACAAATGCTTGTAGCTGGAGGGGATAGTCTGTGA
- a CDS encoding sugar transferase translates to MKLSGPEYFGSGETIVKEGTAAVLEQPYSQRVGGYTDVMKPFIDFVIAVVLLLITSPVMLVAAMMIKLDSKGPVIFKQERYGKNGIKFNIYKFRTMRTDAPKYSASPTASNDPRITRLGRILRKTSLDELPQLLNIIKGDMSFIGPRPEMKLIVEESYTDLERRRFLVKPGITGLWQVSEARKEPIHHNLQYDFHYIANVSLKMDMMIIFKTIGVMIKSNTF, encoded by the coding sequence GTGAAACTTTCAGGGCCGGAATACTTTGGGAGTGGGGAAACCATAGTCAAGGAAGGTACTGCGGCAGTGCTTGAGCAGCCTTACTCACAACGTGTTGGCGGGTATACTGATGTGATGAAACCGTTCATCGATTTTGTTATAGCAGTTGTGCTGCTGCTGATTACATCACCGGTCATGCTGGTTGCAGCAATGATGATCAAACTTGATTCCAAAGGACCTGTAATTTTCAAACAAGAACGTTACGGGAAAAACGGAATCAAATTTAATATCTATAAATTCAGAACAATGCGTACAGACGCTCCGAAGTACAGTGCCTCCCCAACGGCAAGCAATGATCCGAGAATTACACGGCTGGGTAGAATACTTCGCAAAACCAGCCTGGATGAATTACCGCAATTGCTTAACATTATCAAGGGGGATATGAGCTTTATAGGTCCGAGACCTGAAATGAAGCTCATTGTTGAAGAAAGCTACACGGATCTGGAGCGCAGACGTTTTCTGGTGAAACCGGGGATTACCGGATTGTGGCAGGTAAGCGAGGCTCGCAAGGAGCCCATTCATCATAATCTGCAATATGATTTCCACTACATCGCCAATGTCTCACTGAAAATGGATATGATGATCATCTTTAAAACGATCGGCGTGATGATTAAAAGTAATACATTTTAA
- a CDS encoding glycosyltransferase family 4 protein — protein sequence MNKVFVAIDFPPEKGGIHDYAYGLISQIPAEETTVLTNKIKNVAESEQFDQKTDFEIIRKRIFWDSNKLLLILSQLILIIQLIHLKWRKKTDEIHFVNIFPVGIAGPLMKFFFGVKYFPYVHGLDVMGMVNSRLFPLLLFILKRSDKVISNSQYTKSKLVDLGISEQQIVIIPPGLNVSKLNGGSEFNEDIRDKYDLHGKKVMITVSRLVERKGHDVTLKAMSQVIERVPDLKYVICGDGPHKEQLERLVRQYGLDSVVVFTGRTTDHELHQLYECSDLFIMPSRDIKEKGDVEGFGIVFLEANYYRLPVIAGNSGGIPDAVKDEITGYLVDPMDEKEIANRIEELITDEGLARTMGNNGYEWVTNHCLWSHRGKLLKQLA from the coding sequence ATGAATAAAGTATTTGTTGCTATTGATTTCCCGCCTGAAAAAGGAGGGATTCATGATTATGCTTATGGACTTATATCTCAGATTCCGGCAGAAGAGACTACGGTTCTAACGAATAAAATAAAGAATGTTGCCGAATCTGAACAATTCGACCAGAAGACCGATTTCGAGATTATTCGAAAACGTATTTTTTGGGATTCCAATAAACTTCTGCTCATCCTCTCGCAGCTAATTCTGATCATTCAACTTATTCATCTGAAATGGCGCAAAAAGACCGACGAAATACATTTTGTTAACATATTCCCGGTAGGTATCGCAGGCCCGTTGATGAAGTTTTTTTTCGGGGTGAAATACTTTCCTTATGTTCATGGACTCGATGTGATGGGGATGGTGAACAGCAGGCTATTTCCACTCCTGTTATTCATTTTGAAGCGGTCCGACAAGGTGATTTCCAATAGTCAATATACCAAGTCCAAGCTGGTGGACCTGGGCATTTCGGAACAACAGATTGTCATTATTCCACCAGGATTAAACGTAAGCAAACTAAACGGCGGTTCTGAGTTCAATGAAGATATTCGGGATAAGTATGATCTGCATGGCAAAAAAGTAATGATAACCGTCTCTCGTCTGGTTGAGCGCAAAGGGCATGACGTTACACTTAAAGCTATGAGCCAGGTGATTGAGCGGGTTCCAGATCTTAAATATGTAATTTGCGGAGATGGCCCCCATAAAGAACAGTTGGAACGTCTGGTGAGACAGTACGGGTTGGATTCTGTAGTTGTTTTCACAGGGCGGACGACTGACCATGAGCTGCATCAGTTATATGAATGTTCTGATTTGTTCATTATGCCTAGCCGTGATATCAAAGAGAAAGGTGATGTTGAAGGTTTCGGAATTGTATTCCTTGAAGCCAACTACTACAGATTGCCTGTGATTGCGGGGAATAGTGGCGGCATACCTGATGCGGTAAAGGACGAAATAACCGGTTATCTCGTAGATCCAATGGATGAGAAGGAAATTGCGAATCGGATTGAAGAATTGATTACCGACGAGGGACTGGCCAGAACAATGGGGAATAACGGGTATGAGTGGGTTACCAATCATTGTCTATGGTCGCATCGTGGGAAGCTGTTGAAGCAATTAGCCTAA
- a CDS encoding O-antigen ligase family protein, which produces MTSLDAKSHPYVQVRSESPSSLFTVSIHFLLIYLSIYGLISIYVDNIVIRSLKDVGMVLISLFALTRVYRQQIAFLNPFLFILTSIIVLGALNVLMGSSVVTLIYGIKITFLPLVMLFAGMLMAQYGGIYAFARTNLIIFIMLIAGWLIQYALGIEKLITMGFVYGVNIKNYLEGVPRLSSITYSPDGYAYALLMTGIIAERTKAAVNHRIFRIAIQLLTISFLLLSTIRSALLLWFVYQVIMFFLHVRKYSKKNTLILAITFMLLPAAVFFGGRMLQSKNLLSSSSLLDRLQTWGSSLTSPFTMNGVIGNGIGSVGAASRRTHMMGLNSSNFAVDNQYFSLYEQTGWIGLVYFSILFMWIVVSLVKRMNTLPDSNGLRLPQVALSLGAGVAAASLTTNVLELFPANVFFWMVMGMALYQYREADDIPYKAGELK; this is translated from the coding sequence ATGACTTCTTTGGATGCCAAATCTCATCCGTATGTCCAGGTGAGATCCGAATCTCCGTCTTCCCTATTTACGGTGTCCATTCACTTTTTACTCATCTATCTATCCATCTACGGTTTGATATCCATATATGTAGATAATATTGTGATTCGCTCGTTGAAAGATGTAGGCATGGTGCTGATTTCCTTATTCGCACTTACTAGAGTATATCGTCAGCAGATAGCTTTCTTAAACCCGTTCCTGTTTATATTGACCTCCATTATAGTCCTGGGAGCACTGAACGTACTCATGGGTTCCAGCGTGGTCACTTTGATCTATGGCATCAAAATTACGTTTTTACCTTTGGTAATGTTATTTGCAGGCATGCTTATGGCGCAATATGGTGGAATCTATGCATTTGCTAGAACCAATCTGATTATTTTTATAATGCTGATTGCAGGATGGTTAATTCAATATGCCCTGGGTATAGAAAAGCTGATCACGATGGGGTTTGTATACGGAGTAAACATCAAAAATTATCTTGAGGGTGTACCACGTTTGTCTTCCATTACGTATTCACCTGATGGCTATGCGTATGCTCTGCTTATGACAGGGATCATTGCTGAACGAACCAAAGCGGCAGTGAACCATCGAATTTTTCGCATAGCTATCCAACTGCTGACGATCAGCTTTTTGTTATTGTCGACCATTCGATCGGCATTATTACTATGGTTCGTATATCAAGTGATTATGTTCTTTCTTCATGTTCGTAAATATAGCAAGAAAAACACACTGATCCTGGCAATTACATTTATGTTGCTCCCGGCAGCTGTATTTTTCGGGGGCAGAATGCTGCAATCCAAAAATCTCCTTTCCAGTTCTTCCTTATTGGATCGATTACAGACATGGGGAAGCAGTCTCACTTCTCCGTTCACGATGAACGGAGTCATTGGCAATGGCATTGGGTCGGTAGGGGCTGCAAGCCGGAGAACACATATGATGGGTTTGAATTCCAGTAATTTTGCGGTAGACAATCAGTACTTTTCCTTATACGAACAGACAGGTTGGATCGGACTCGTGTACTTTTCCATTTTATTTATGTGGATTGTCGTCTCGCTTGTGAAGCGAATGAATACTTTACCGGACTCGAATGGTTTGCGTCTGCCCCAGGTAGCACTTTCTCTTGGAGCAGGAGTGGCAGCAGCGAGTTTAACAACGAATGTACTTGAGTTGTTTCCTGCCAACGTTTTCTTCTGGATGGTCATGGGAATGGCTCTTTATCAGTATCGCGAAGCAGACGATATACCTTACAAAGCGGGTGAGCTTAAATGA
- a CDS encoding glycosyltransferase family 4 protein, protein MIRIYINARFLTQTVTGVQRYAIELIKEIDKLIEEGEVDGTRYEFCLLSPANVITKLELKHIRHQVIGRFKGHLWEQLELPLYARKGLLINLCNTGPAFKRNQVVTIHDASVFSYPKAFSFAFRSWYQFLTVRLGKISKRVITVSNFSKGELIQHCKIAAQKVTVTHLGIDHIHHRQAAQGTLEKYGIQSPYVLAVSTMNPYKNFKLILEILPEVKAQNLSVVIVGSKNSKVFSNHALNESDGVNWVGYVTDEELKALYEHAAGFIFPSLYEGFGLPPLEAMALGCPVIVSSRGSIPEVCGDAGLYFDPHHPQEAASRLVEIMSDPELGQKLSIQGREHSAFFSWNKCAKDTVNVIMSTV, encoded by the coding sequence ATGATTAGAATATATATTAATGCCCGCTTCCTGACTCAGACCGTTACTGGGGTACAGCGGTATGCAATTGAGCTTATAAAGGAAATAGACAAACTCATTGAGGAGGGAGAGGTAGATGGAACAAGATATGAGTTTTGTCTGCTTTCCCCCGCCAATGTTATTACCAAACTTGAATTAAAGCATATCCGTCACCAAGTGATCGGCAGATTCAAGGGGCATCTGTGGGAGCAGCTTGAACTTCCGCTCTACGCAAGAAAAGGGTTGCTGATTAATCTTTGTAACACAGGCCCGGCGTTTAAGCGAAATCAGGTCGTTACGATTCACGATGCATCCGTATTCAGTTATCCGAAGGCCTTTTCTTTTGCTTTCCGTTCATGGTATCAGTTTTTAACCGTTAGGTTGGGGAAAATATCCAAAAGGGTGATCACGGTATCCAATTTCTCCAAAGGAGAACTGATCCAACACTGCAAAATTGCCGCGCAAAAGGTAACCGTCACTCATTTGGGTATTGATCATATTCATCACAGGCAGGCAGCTCAAGGGACACTGGAGAAATACGGAATTCAATCACCATATGTCCTTGCAGTCAGCACCATGAATCCGTACAAGAACTTCAAGTTGATTTTGGAAATTTTGCCTGAGGTGAAGGCGCAAAATTTGAGTGTGGTTATTGTTGGATCGAAAAATAGCAAGGTATTCAGCAATCATGCATTGAACGAATCGGATGGGGTAAATTGGGTGGGTTATGTGACGGACGAAGAGTTAAAAGCACTGTATGAACATGCGGCTGGCTTCATTTTCCCGTCATTGTATGAAGGATTTGGATTGCCGCCGCTGGAGGCGATGGCGCTCGGTTGTCCGGTAATTGTATCTTCTCGAGGGTCCATTCCGGAAGTATGTGGGGATGCTGGACTTTACTTTGATCCTCATCACCCGCAAGAAGCTGCTTCACGCCTAGTCGAGATCATGTCTGATCCGGAGCTTGGTCAGAAATTGTCCATTCAGGGCAGAGAACATTCGGCTTTTTTCTCCTGGAACAAATGTGCCAAGGATACGGTCAACGTTATTATGAGTACGGTGTAA
- a CDS encoding NAD-dependent epimerase/dehydratase family protein: MKHIVVTGAAGFLGSHLVKSLIHQGHQVTGIDNLSTGVASNLQEVAHSPLFFFHEADVTLPDSLDFLVEQPVDEVYHLASPASPKFYQADSIGTIWVNTRGTYHLLELARVKGAKFLYSSTSEAYGDPEVHPQPESYRGNVNTWGPRACYDEAKRLGEVFCYEYYTKHSVSVKVARIFNTYSSGLRNDDGRVISNFVTQALTGQDITVYGDGSQTRSFCYVDDNIRGLQQLMAEDQANGEIINIGNPTEYSILEVANLVKELTQSDSNLVFLPLPEDDPKVRRPVIDKAREILNWEPEIGLEEGLKLTIDHYRAMLQETS, encoded by the coding sequence TTGAAACATATTGTAGTGACGGGTGCGGCCGGGTTCTTGGGCTCACATCTGGTCAAATCATTAATTCATCAGGGACATCAGGTTACCGGAATAGATAATCTTTCAACAGGCGTTGCCAGTAATCTGCAAGAGGTGGCTCATAGCCCCCTCTTTTTTTTCCATGAAGCAGACGTTACGCTGCCCGACTCACTGGATTTCCTGGTTGAACAACCTGTGGATGAAGTCTATCATCTGGCTTCACCGGCCTCACCCAAATTCTATCAGGCAGATTCGATCGGTACGATTTGGGTGAATACCCGAGGAACCTACCATTTACTTGAACTGGCACGAGTCAAGGGAGCAAAGTTCCTGTATTCGAGTACAAGTGAAGCTTACGGAGATCCCGAAGTCCATCCACAGCCCGAGAGTTATCGAGGGAACGTAAATACTTGGGGGCCCAGAGCCTGTTATGATGAGGCCAAGCGTTTGGGCGAAGTTTTCTGCTATGAATACTACACGAAACACAGCGTTTCCGTGAAGGTGGCGCGTATTTTTAATACGTACTCATCCGGACTCCGGAATGATGATGGTCGAGTTATTTCCAACTTTGTGACACAGGCGCTGACAGGCCAGGATATTACGGTGTACGGGGACGGATCACAGACTCGCTCGTTCTGTTATGTGGATGATAACATCCGGGGATTACAACAATTGATGGCTGAAGACCAAGCGAACGGGGAAATTATCAACATTGGTAATCCCACGGAATATAGCATACTTGAAGTTGCTAATCTGGTTAAAGAACTTACGCAATCGGACAGTAATCTCGTATTTTTGCCATTGCCTGAAGACGACCCCAAGGTTAGACGTCCGGTGATTGACAAGGCTCGGGAGATTTTAAATTGGGAACCGGAGATTGGTCTGGAAGAGGGTTTAAAACTCACCATTGACCATTACCGGGCCATGCTGCAGGAAACTTCATGA